In bacterium, the following proteins share a genomic window:
- a CDS encoding PEP-CTERM sorting domain-containing protein, producing MKSFKWFVCCMMMLAIYFTPISAFAIAQISWSYNGSLATPIPSVTSGWLVEMYRDVGGNTVLGSITSFNSSDIPQGASANASDDVLLGASFQTTVNGSFNWSATPANSISGARVYSVLFNNSVLTAATQAWIIDTTPTTIGAGPFTYTANATINSIGSGPLTVVPEPSSLALVGVGLAAIALRRRYGK from the coding sequence ATGAAGTCATTCAAGTGGTTTGTTTGCTGTATGATGATGTTGGCGATCTACTTCACTCCGATATCGGCTTTTGCCATTGCCCAAATTTCATGGTCTTATAATGGCTCATTAGCAACACCGATTCCCTCTGTTACTTCAGGCTGGCTTGTCGAAATGTACCGAGATGTCGGCGGGAATACGGTGCTAGGATCGATTACTTCCTTTAATTCATCGGATATTCCACAGGGAGCATCAGCCAATGCAAGTGATGATGTGCTGCTGGGGGCATCCTTTCAAACCACCGTAAATGGTTCTTTTAACTGGTCGGCAACACCGGCCAATTCCATTTCAGGGGCGAGAGTATATTCGGTGCTGTTCAATAACTCAGTCCTAACCGCTGCAACACAAGCATGGATCATAGATACTACGCCAACGACCATTGGAGCAGGCCCGTTTACCTATACTGCAAATGCAACCATCAACTCCATAGGATCTGGTCCTCTAACAGTAGTTCCCGAACCGTCATCTCTTGCCTTGGTTGGGGTCGGCTTGGCTGCAATTGCTCTGCGGCGGCGTTACGGGAAATAA
- a CDS encoding site-specific integrase — MKHLEWVKNNRTLGTFEMRQHYVLRFLDYIGTRMVSQIGLPDFDGFRSSEIRKNPNMKNPASEALRHIRTMFHWGEDNGICDMPVRKFPEIRFEPPQTKTLTQEDLATLLTKAPADFSAMIRFGIMTGLRPQEVRGLRKEHLHPGSDGGFYLMIEKHKTARHSSSPKPRSVPLVEDAQDIWNRCIQSHPKSPYIFLNDDGEPYIARTYRQRFRRLCKRAGVREAPPYSLRHCFGTALGAAGVNQSVISQLMGHTKLQTTARYIGCNDEAHKKATGIIEQKLRDAMSKMVKIEAVSAGSDAETGKNLSPDLSPVKTEMMSEKQGIPRDH; from the coding sequence GTGAAACATCTGGAATGGGTCAAGAACAACAGGACTTTAGGAACATTTGAGATGAGACAACATTATGTCCTCAGATTTCTTGATTATATTGGCACTCGTATGGTTTCACAGATTGGGCTGCCTGACTTTGACGGATTCCGTTCCAGTGAAATTAGAAAGAATCCCAATATGAAAAACCCTGCCAGTGAGGCTTTGCGGCATATCAGGACGATGTTTCACTGGGGGGAGGATAATGGAATCTGTGATATGCCTGTCAGGAAATTCCCGGAGATCCGTTTTGAGCCACCACAGACCAAAACCCTTACCCAGGAAGATTTGGCAACCCTGCTTACCAAGGCTCCCGCTGACTTCAGTGCGATGATTCGTTTTGGGATCATGACAGGACTGCGACCTCAGGAAGTCAGGGGGCTACGGAAAGAGCATCTTCATCCGGGTTCTGATGGTGGATTTTATCTGATGATTGAGAAGCACAAGACCGCCAGGCACTCCAGCTCCCCAAAGCCCAGATCCGTCCCCCTTGTCGAGGATGCCCAGGATATCTGGAATCGTTGCATCCAATCGCACCCCAAGTCCCCGTATATCTTTCTGAATGATGATGGGGAGCCCTACATAGCCAGAACATACAGACAGCGGTTCCGTAGGTTATGCAAAAGGGCGGGGGTCAGGGAAGCCCCGCCATATAGTCTTCGTCACTGTTTCGGCACAGCCTTGGGGGCGGCAGGGGTTAATCAGTCTGTCATTAGTCAACTGATGGGGCATACGAAGCTCCAGACCACCGCGAGATACATCGGTTGCAATGATGAGGCTCACAAAAAGGCCACGGGGATCATTGAGCAAAAACTAAGGGATGCCATGTCCAAAATGGTGAAAATAGAGGCAGTCTCAGCTGGGTCAGATGCAGAAACGGGCAAAAACCTGTCGCCTGACCTGTCGCCTGTGAAAACTGAGATGATGAGTGAAAAGCAGGGAATACCACGAGACCACTGA
- a CDS encoding helix-turn-helix domain-containing protein — protein sequence MSSGITHNCRPSPSQGTGRQSSLDNVDSPAVSDHLQQPSRQLLFEKKYSVPQAAKMLGLGETKLRELIKKGLIAVVMIDGKYLLLEGDLEAFLLNHYGKVREVEVNKASMTPLPQSIANSPLLRKAG from the coding sequence ATGTCATCTGGAATTACACACAATTGCAGGCCCAGCCCCTCCCAAGGGACTGGCCGCCAATCATCGCTTGATAATGTGGATTCCCCAGCGGTATCAGATCACCTCCAGCAACCAAGCCGTCAGCTTCTCTTTGAAAAGAAGTATTCGGTTCCACAGGCGGCAAAGATGTTGGGGCTGGGGGAGACCAAGTTGAGGGAACTTATTAAGAAGGGTCTGATTGCCGTGGTGATGATTGACGGGAAATATCTGCTACTGGAGGGGGATCTGGAGGCTTTTCTCCTCAACCACTATGGCAAGGTGAGGGAGGTCGAGGTCAATAAAGCCAGTATGACCCCCCTTCCCCAATCTATCGCCAATTCGCCACTTCTTAGAAAGGCTGGTTGA